In Ovis canadensis isolate MfBH-ARS-UI-01 breed Bighorn chromosome 3, ARS-UI_OviCan_v2, whole genome shotgun sequence, one DNA window encodes the following:
- the ENTPD8 gene encoding ectonucleoside triphosphate diphosphohydrolase 8 isoform X2: MQRNRGGTRSQLEFGIVFDAGSSHTSLFVYQWPANKENDTGMVSQALACQAEGSGISSYASNPARVGESLQGCLEEALALIPKAKHHETPMFLGATAGMRLLSRKNRSQVEDVFAAVRQALGQSPVDFRGAELLTGQDEGAFGWITINYVLGLLVKYSFSGEWIRPLEETLVGALDMGGASTQITFVPGGPILDKTTQATFRLYGADHTVYTHSYLCFGRDQALSRLLAELVQASPGLLVRHPCYHSGYRGTLALAPLYESPCVPAAPPGLSQNLTVEGTGNPGACVEALRKLFNFSSCDGREDCAFAGVYQPPVQGQFYAFSSFYYTFHFLNLTSKPSLSEANATVWQFCRRPWKLVEESAPADQDPWLRDYCASGLYFLTLLVEGYGFSEETWGGIEFRQQAGGTDIGWTLGYMLNLTNLIPAEVPAQRRAQSFGVWTAGVVFLVLTLAATLGAVGVQLFWIQD, encoded by the exons ATGCAGAGGAACCGCGGAGGAACACGCTCTCAGCTGGAG TTTGGGATCGTGTTCGACGCTGGGTCCTCCCACACGTCCCTCTTTGTGTATCAGTGGCCGGCCAACAAGGAGAACGACACGGGCATGGTCAGCCAGGCCCTGGCCTGCCAGGCGGAAG GGTCTGGAATCTCTTCCTACGCCTCCAACCCTGCACGGGTTGGCGAGAGCCTGCAGGGCTGTCTGGAGGAGGCGCTAGCACTGATCCCAAAGGCCAAGCATCACGAGACACCCATGTTCCTGGGGGCCACTGCCGGCATGCGGCTGCTGAG CCGCAAGAATCGCTCGCAAGTGGAGGACGTCTTTGCTGCGGTCAGACAGGCCCTGGGCCAGTCACCGGTGGACTTCCGGGGCGCAGAGCTCCTGACGGGGCAGGACGAAGGCGCCTTTGGTTGGATCACCATCAACTACGTCCTGGGCCTGCTGGTGAAG TACTCCTTCTCTGGAGAATGGATCCGGCCCCTGGAGGAGACGCTGGTGGGCGCCCTGGACATGGGTGGGGCCTCCACCCAGATTACCTTTGTACCCGGAGGCCCCATCCTGGACAAGACCACCCAGGCCACCTTCCGCCTCTACGGTGCCGACCACACCGTCTACACCCACAGCTACCTCTGCTTCGGGCGCGACCAGGCGCTGAGCAGGCTGCTGGCAGAGCTGGTGCAG GCCAGCCCGGGCCTCCTGGTCCGTCACCCCTGCTACCACAGCGGCTACCGGGGCACGCTGGCCCTGGCGCCCCTGTACGAGTCGCCCTGTGTCCCGGCGGCGCCCCCGGGCCTCAGCCAGAACCTCACCGTGGAGGGCACGGGGAACCCCGGGGCCTGTGTCGAGGCCCTCCGGAAGCTCTTCAACTTTTCCAGCTGTGACGGCCGAGAAGACTGTGCCTTCGCCGGGGTCTACCAGCCCCCCGTGCAGGGCCAGTTCTAC gctttctccagcttcTACTACACCTTCCACTTCCTGAACCTCACCTCCAAGCCGTCGCTGAGCGAGGCCAACGCCACCGTCTGGCAGTTCTGCCGGCGGCCCTGGAAGCTG GTGGAGGAGAGCGCGCCCGCGGACCAGGACCCCTGGCTGCGGGACTACTGTGCTTCGGGCCTGTACTTCCTCACACTCCTGGTCGAGGGCTACGGGTTCAGTGAGGAGACCTGGGGAGGCATCGAGTTCCGCCAGCAG GCCGGCGGCACTGACATCGGCTGGACGCTGGGCTACATGCTGAACCTGACCAACCTGATCCCAGCTGAGGTGCCCGCCCAGCGGCGGGCGCAGAGCTTCGGCGTCTGGACGGCCGGGGTCGTCTTCCTGGTGCTGACACTCGCGGCCACACTGGGGGCCGTGGGGGTGCAGCTCTTCTGGATCCAGGACTAG
- the ENTPD8 gene encoding ectonucleoside triphosphate diphosphohydrolase 8 isoform X3, which translates to MQRNRGGTRSQLEWPANKENDTGMVSQALACQAEGSGISSYASNPARVGESLQGCLEEALALIPKAKHHETPMFLGATAGMRLLSRKNRSQVEDVFAAVRQALGQSPVDFRGAELLTGQDEGAFGWITINYVLGLLVKYSFSGEWIRPLEETLVGALDMGGASTQITFVPGGPILDKTTQATFRLYGADHTVYTHSYLCFGRDQALSRLLAELVQASPGLLVRHPCYHSGYRGTLALAPLYESPCVPAAPPGLSQNLTVEGTGNPGACVEALRKLFNFSSCDGREDCAFAGVYQPPVQGQFYAFSSFYYTFHFLNLTSKPSLSEANATVWQFCRRPWKLVEESAPADQDPWLRDYCASGLYFLTLLVEGYGFSEETWGGIEFRQQAGGTDIGWTLGYMLNLTNLIPAEVPAQRRAQSFGVWTAGVVFLVLTLAATLGAVGVQLFWIQD; encoded by the exons ATGCAGAGGAACCGCGGAGGAACACGCTCTCAGCTGGAG TGGCCGGCCAACAAGGAGAACGACACGGGCATGGTCAGCCAGGCCCTGGCCTGCCAGGCGGAAG GGTCTGGAATCTCTTCCTACGCCTCCAACCCTGCACGGGTTGGCGAGAGCCTGCAGGGCTGTCTGGAGGAGGCGCTAGCACTGATCCCAAAGGCCAAGCATCACGAGACACCCATGTTCCTGGGGGCCACTGCCGGCATGCGGCTGCTGAG CCGCAAGAATCGCTCGCAAGTGGAGGACGTCTTTGCTGCGGTCAGACAGGCCCTGGGCCAGTCACCGGTGGACTTCCGGGGCGCAGAGCTCCTGACGGGGCAGGACGAAGGCGCCTTTGGTTGGATCACCATCAACTACGTCCTGGGCCTGCTGGTGAAG TACTCCTTCTCTGGAGAATGGATCCGGCCCCTGGAGGAGACGCTGGTGGGCGCCCTGGACATGGGTGGGGCCTCCACCCAGATTACCTTTGTACCCGGAGGCCCCATCCTGGACAAGACCACCCAGGCCACCTTCCGCCTCTACGGTGCCGACCACACCGTCTACACCCACAGCTACCTCTGCTTCGGGCGCGACCAGGCGCTGAGCAGGCTGCTGGCAGAGCTGGTGCAG GCCAGCCCGGGCCTCCTGGTCCGTCACCCCTGCTACCACAGCGGCTACCGGGGCACGCTGGCCCTGGCGCCCCTGTACGAGTCGCCCTGTGTCCCGGCGGCGCCCCCGGGCCTCAGCCAGAACCTCACCGTGGAGGGCACGGGGAACCCCGGGGCCTGTGTCGAGGCCCTCCGGAAGCTCTTCAACTTTTCCAGCTGTGACGGCCGAGAAGACTGTGCCTTCGCCGGGGTCTACCAGCCCCCCGTGCAGGGCCAGTTCTAC gctttctccagcttcTACTACACCTTCCACTTCCTGAACCTCACCTCCAAGCCGTCGCTGAGCGAGGCCAACGCCACCGTCTGGCAGTTCTGCCGGCGGCCCTGGAAGCTG GTGGAGGAGAGCGCGCCCGCGGACCAGGACCCCTGGCTGCGGGACTACTGTGCTTCGGGCCTGTACTTCCTCACACTCCTGGTCGAGGGCTACGGGTTCAGTGAGGAGACCTGGGGAGGCATCGAGTTCCGCCAGCAG GCCGGCGGCACTGACATCGGCTGGACGCTGGGCTACATGCTGAACCTGACCAACCTGATCCCAGCTGAGGTGCCCGCCCAGCGGCGGGCGCAGAGCTTCGGCGTCTGGACGGCCGGGGTCGTCTTCCTGGTGCTGACACTCGCGGCCACACTGGGGGCCGTGGGGGTGCAGCTCTTCTGGATCCAGGACTAG
- the ENTPD8 gene encoding ectonucleoside triphosphate diphosphohydrolase 8 isoform X1, which produces MGLTWKQRVFTALLGTAAVSGLTALLLILVGTINVLLPPDTKFGIVFDAGSSHTSLFVYQWPANKENDTGMVSQALACQAEGSGISSYASNPARVGESLQGCLEEALALIPKAKHHETPMFLGATAGMRLLSRKNRSQVEDVFAAVRQALGQSPVDFRGAELLTGQDEGAFGWITINYVLGLLVKYSFSGEWIRPLEETLVGALDMGGASTQITFVPGGPILDKTTQATFRLYGADHTVYTHSYLCFGRDQALSRLLAELVQASPGLLVRHPCYHSGYRGTLALAPLYESPCVPAAPPGLSQNLTVEGTGNPGACVEALRKLFNFSSCDGREDCAFAGVYQPPVQGQFYAFSSFYYTFHFLNLTSKPSLSEANATVWQFCRRPWKLVEESAPADQDPWLRDYCASGLYFLTLLVEGYGFSEETWGGIEFRQQAGGTDIGWTLGYMLNLTNLIPAEVPAQRRAQSFGVWTAGVVFLVLTLAATLGAVGVQLFWIQD; this is translated from the exons ATGGGGCTGACCTGGAAGCAGCGGGTCTTCACGGCTCTGCTGGGCACCGCAGCGGTCTCAGGCCTCACCGCGCTGCTTCTCATCCTGGTGGGGACCATCAACGTCCTCCTGCCTCCAGACACCAAG TTTGGGATCGTGTTCGACGCTGGGTCCTCCCACACGTCCCTCTTTGTGTATCAGTGGCCGGCCAACAAGGAGAACGACACGGGCATGGTCAGCCAGGCCCTGGCCTGCCAGGCGGAAG GGTCTGGAATCTCTTCCTACGCCTCCAACCCTGCACGGGTTGGCGAGAGCCTGCAGGGCTGTCTGGAGGAGGCGCTAGCACTGATCCCAAAGGCCAAGCATCACGAGACACCCATGTTCCTGGGGGCCACTGCCGGCATGCGGCTGCTGAG CCGCAAGAATCGCTCGCAAGTGGAGGACGTCTTTGCTGCGGTCAGACAGGCCCTGGGCCAGTCACCGGTGGACTTCCGGGGCGCAGAGCTCCTGACGGGGCAGGACGAAGGCGCCTTTGGTTGGATCACCATCAACTACGTCCTGGGCCTGCTGGTGAAG TACTCCTTCTCTGGAGAATGGATCCGGCCCCTGGAGGAGACGCTGGTGGGCGCCCTGGACATGGGTGGGGCCTCCACCCAGATTACCTTTGTACCCGGAGGCCCCATCCTGGACAAGACCACCCAGGCCACCTTCCGCCTCTACGGTGCCGACCACACCGTCTACACCCACAGCTACCTCTGCTTCGGGCGCGACCAGGCGCTGAGCAGGCTGCTGGCAGAGCTGGTGCAG GCCAGCCCGGGCCTCCTGGTCCGTCACCCCTGCTACCACAGCGGCTACCGGGGCACGCTGGCCCTGGCGCCCCTGTACGAGTCGCCCTGTGTCCCGGCGGCGCCCCCGGGCCTCAGCCAGAACCTCACCGTGGAGGGCACGGGGAACCCCGGGGCCTGTGTCGAGGCCCTCCGGAAGCTCTTCAACTTTTCCAGCTGTGACGGCCGAGAAGACTGTGCCTTCGCCGGGGTCTACCAGCCCCCCGTGCAGGGCCAGTTCTAC gctttctccagcttcTACTACACCTTCCACTTCCTGAACCTCACCTCCAAGCCGTCGCTGAGCGAGGCCAACGCCACCGTCTGGCAGTTCTGCCGGCGGCCCTGGAAGCTG GTGGAGGAGAGCGCGCCCGCGGACCAGGACCCCTGGCTGCGGGACTACTGTGCTTCGGGCCTGTACTTCCTCACACTCCTGGTCGAGGGCTACGGGTTCAGTGAGGAGACCTGGGGAGGCATCGAGTTCCGCCAGCAG GCCGGCGGCACTGACATCGGCTGGACGCTGGGCTACATGCTGAACCTGACCAACCTGATCCCAGCTGAGGTGCCCGCCCAGCGGCGGGCGCAGAGCTTCGGCGTCTGGACGGCCGGGGTCGTCTTCCTGGTGCTGACACTCGCGGCCACACTGGGGGCCGTGGGGGTGCAGCTCTTCTGGATCCAGGACTAG
- the ENTPD8 gene encoding ectonucleoside triphosphate diphosphohydrolase 8 isoform X5 encodes MGLTWKQRVFTALLGTAAVSGLTALLLILVGTINVLLPPDTKFGIVFDAGSSHTSLFVYQWPANKENDTGMVSQALACQAEGSGISSYASNPARVGESLQGCLEEALALIPKAKHHETPMFLGATAGMRLLSRKNRSQVEDVFAAVRQALGQSPVDFRGAELLTGQDEGAFGWITINYVLGLLVKYSFSGEWIRPLEETLVGALDMGGASTQITFVPGGPILDKTTQATFRLYGADHTVYTHSYLCFGRDQALSRLLAELVQAFSSFYYTFHFLNLTSKPSLSEANATVWQFCRRPWKLVEESAPADQDPWLRDYCASGLYFLTLLVEGYGFSEETWGGIEFRQQAGGTDIGWTLGYMLNLTNLIPAEVPAQRRAQSFGVWTAGVVFLVLTLAATLGAVGVQLFWIQD; translated from the exons ATGGGGCTGACCTGGAAGCAGCGGGTCTTCACGGCTCTGCTGGGCACCGCAGCGGTCTCAGGCCTCACCGCGCTGCTTCTCATCCTGGTGGGGACCATCAACGTCCTCCTGCCTCCAGACACCAAG TTTGGGATCGTGTTCGACGCTGGGTCCTCCCACACGTCCCTCTTTGTGTATCAGTGGCCGGCCAACAAGGAGAACGACACGGGCATGGTCAGCCAGGCCCTGGCCTGCCAGGCGGAAG GGTCTGGAATCTCTTCCTACGCCTCCAACCCTGCACGGGTTGGCGAGAGCCTGCAGGGCTGTCTGGAGGAGGCGCTAGCACTGATCCCAAAGGCCAAGCATCACGAGACACCCATGTTCCTGGGGGCCACTGCCGGCATGCGGCTGCTGAG CCGCAAGAATCGCTCGCAAGTGGAGGACGTCTTTGCTGCGGTCAGACAGGCCCTGGGCCAGTCACCGGTGGACTTCCGGGGCGCAGAGCTCCTGACGGGGCAGGACGAAGGCGCCTTTGGTTGGATCACCATCAACTACGTCCTGGGCCTGCTGGTGAAG TACTCCTTCTCTGGAGAATGGATCCGGCCCCTGGAGGAGACGCTGGTGGGCGCCCTGGACATGGGTGGGGCCTCCACCCAGATTACCTTTGTACCCGGAGGCCCCATCCTGGACAAGACCACCCAGGCCACCTTCCGCCTCTACGGTGCCGACCACACCGTCTACACCCACAGCTACCTCTGCTTCGGGCGCGACCAGGCGCTGAGCAGGCTGCTGGCAGAGCTGGTGCAG gctttctccagcttcTACTACACCTTCCACTTCCTGAACCTCACCTCCAAGCCGTCGCTGAGCGAGGCCAACGCCACCGTCTGGCAGTTCTGCCGGCGGCCCTGGAAGCTG GTGGAGGAGAGCGCGCCCGCGGACCAGGACCCCTGGCTGCGGGACTACTGTGCTTCGGGCCTGTACTTCCTCACACTCCTGGTCGAGGGCTACGGGTTCAGTGAGGAGACCTGGGGAGGCATCGAGTTCCGCCAGCAG GCCGGCGGCACTGACATCGGCTGGACGCTGGGCTACATGCTGAACCTGACCAACCTGATCCCAGCTGAGGTGCCCGCCCAGCGGCGGGCGCAGAGCTTCGGCGTCTGGACGGCCGGGGTCGTCTTCCTGGTGCTGACACTCGCGGCCACACTGGGGGCCGTGGGGGTGCAGCTCTTCTGGATCCAGGACTAG
- the ENTPD8 gene encoding ectonucleoside triphosphate diphosphohydrolase 8 isoform X4: MVSQALACQAEGSGISSYASNPARVGESLQGCLEEALALIPKAKHHETPMFLGATAGMRLLSRKNRSQVEDVFAAVRQALGQSPVDFRGAELLTGQDEGAFGWITINYVLGLLVKYSFSGEWIRPLEETLVGALDMGGASTQITFVPGGPILDKTTQATFRLYGADHTVYTHSYLCFGRDQALSRLLAELVQASPGLLVRHPCYHSGYRGTLALAPLYESPCVPAAPPGLSQNLTVEGTGNPGACVEALRKLFNFSSCDGREDCAFAGVYQPPVQGQFYAFSSFYYTFHFLNLTSKPSLSEANATVWQFCRRPWKLVEESAPADQDPWLRDYCASGLYFLTLLVEGYGFSEETWGGIEFRQQAGGTDIGWTLGYMLNLTNLIPAEVPAQRRAQSFGVWTAGVVFLVLTLAATLGAVGVQLFWIQD; encoded by the exons ATGGTCAGCCAGGCCCTGGCCTGCCAGGCGGAAG GGTCTGGAATCTCTTCCTACGCCTCCAACCCTGCACGGGTTGGCGAGAGCCTGCAGGGCTGTCTGGAGGAGGCGCTAGCACTGATCCCAAAGGCCAAGCATCACGAGACACCCATGTTCCTGGGGGCCACTGCCGGCATGCGGCTGCTGAG CCGCAAGAATCGCTCGCAAGTGGAGGACGTCTTTGCTGCGGTCAGACAGGCCCTGGGCCAGTCACCGGTGGACTTCCGGGGCGCAGAGCTCCTGACGGGGCAGGACGAAGGCGCCTTTGGTTGGATCACCATCAACTACGTCCTGGGCCTGCTGGTGAAG TACTCCTTCTCTGGAGAATGGATCCGGCCCCTGGAGGAGACGCTGGTGGGCGCCCTGGACATGGGTGGGGCCTCCACCCAGATTACCTTTGTACCCGGAGGCCCCATCCTGGACAAGACCACCCAGGCCACCTTCCGCCTCTACGGTGCCGACCACACCGTCTACACCCACAGCTACCTCTGCTTCGGGCGCGACCAGGCGCTGAGCAGGCTGCTGGCAGAGCTGGTGCAG GCCAGCCCGGGCCTCCTGGTCCGTCACCCCTGCTACCACAGCGGCTACCGGGGCACGCTGGCCCTGGCGCCCCTGTACGAGTCGCCCTGTGTCCCGGCGGCGCCCCCGGGCCTCAGCCAGAACCTCACCGTGGAGGGCACGGGGAACCCCGGGGCCTGTGTCGAGGCCCTCCGGAAGCTCTTCAACTTTTCCAGCTGTGACGGCCGAGAAGACTGTGCCTTCGCCGGGGTCTACCAGCCCCCCGTGCAGGGCCAGTTCTAC gctttctccagcttcTACTACACCTTCCACTTCCTGAACCTCACCTCCAAGCCGTCGCTGAGCGAGGCCAACGCCACCGTCTGGCAGTTCTGCCGGCGGCCCTGGAAGCTG GTGGAGGAGAGCGCGCCCGCGGACCAGGACCCCTGGCTGCGGGACTACTGTGCTTCGGGCCTGTACTTCCTCACACTCCTGGTCGAGGGCTACGGGTTCAGTGAGGAGACCTGGGGAGGCATCGAGTTCCGCCAGCAG GCCGGCGGCACTGACATCGGCTGGACGCTGGGCTACATGCTGAACCTGACCAACCTGATCCCAGCTGAGGTGCCCGCCCAGCGGCGGGCGCAGAGCTTCGGCGTCTGGACGGCCGGGGTCGTCTTCCTGGTGCTGACACTCGCGGCCACACTGGGGGCCGTGGGGGTGCAGCTCTTCTGGATCCAGGACTAG
- the ENTPD8 gene encoding ectonucleoside triphosphate diphosphohydrolase 8 isoform X6: MQQGIDLKEKGSESSVGHPRGPAGSGISSYASNPARVGESLQGCLEEALALIPKAKHHETPMFLGATAGMRLLSRKNRSQVEDVFAAVRQALGQSPVDFRGAELLTGQDEGAFGWITINYVLGLLVKYSFSGEWIRPLEETLVGALDMGGASTQITFVPGGPILDKTTQATFRLYGADHTVYTHSYLCFGRDQALSRLLAELVQASPGLLVRHPCYHSGYRGTLALAPLYESPCVPAAPPGLSQNLTVEGTGNPGACVEALRKLFNFSSCDGREDCAFAGVYQPPVQGQFYAFSSFYYTFHFLNLTSKPSLSEANATVWQFCRRPWKLVEESAPADQDPWLRDYCASGLYFLTLLVEGYGFSEETWGGIEFRQQAGGTDIGWTLGYMLNLTNLIPAEVPAQRRAQSFGVWTAGVVFLVLTLAATLGAVGVQLFWIQD; this comes from the exons ATGCAGCAGGGAATCGACCTGAAGGAAAAGGGCTCAGAGAGCTCCGTGGGTCATCCGAGGGGCCCAGCTG GGTCTGGAATCTCTTCCTACGCCTCCAACCCTGCACGGGTTGGCGAGAGCCTGCAGGGCTGTCTGGAGGAGGCGCTAGCACTGATCCCAAAGGCCAAGCATCACGAGACACCCATGTTCCTGGGGGCCACTGCCGGCATGCGGCTGCTGAG CCGCAAGAATCGCTCGCAAGTGGAGGACGTCTTTGCTGCGGTCAGACAGGCCCTGGGCCAGTCACCGGTGGACTTCCGGGGCGCAGAGCTCCTGACGGGGCAGGACGAAGGCGCCTTTGGTTGGATCACCATCAACTACGTCCTGGGCCTGCTGGTGAAG TACTCCTTCTCTGGAGAATGGATCCGGCCCCTGGAGGAGACGCTGGTGGGCGCCCTGGACATGGGTGGGGCCTCCACCCAGATTACCTTTGTACCCGGAGGCCCCATCCTGGACAAGACCACCCAGGCCACCTTCCGCCTCTACGGTGCCGACCACACCGTCTACACCCACAGCTACCTCTGCTTCGGGCGCGACCAGGCGCTGAGCAGGCTGCTGGCAGAGCTGGTGCAG GCCAGCCCGGGCCTCCTGGTCCGTCACCCCTGCTACCACAGCGGCTACCGGGGCACGCTGGCCCTGGCGCCCCTGTACGAGTCGCCCTGTGTCCCGGCGGCGCCCCCGGGCCTCAGCCAGAACCTCACCGTGGAGGGCACGGGGAACCCCGGGGCCTGTGTCGAGGCCCTCCGGAAGCTCTTCAACTTTTCCAGCTGTGACGGCCGAGAAGACTGTGCCTTCGCCGGGGTCTACCAGCCCCCCGTGCAGGGCCAGTTCTAC gctttctccagcttcTACTACACCTTCCACTTCCTGAACCTCACCTCCAAGCCGTCGCTGAGCGAGGCCAACGCCACCGTCTGGCAGTTCTGCCGGCGGCCCTGGAAGCTG GTGGAGGAGAGCGCGCCCGCGGACCAGGACCCCTGGCTGCGGGACTACTGTGCTTCGGGCCTGTACTTCCTCACACTCCTGGTCGAGGGCTACGGGTTCAGTGAGGAGACCTGGGGAGGCATCGAGTTCCGCCAGCAG GCCGGCGGCACTGACATCGGCTGGACGCTGGGCTACATGCTGAACCTGACCAACCTGATCCCAGCTGAGGTGCCCGCCCAGCGGCGGGCGCAGAGCTTCGGCGTCTGGACGGCCGGGGTCGTCTTCCTGGTGCTGACACTCGCGGCCACACTGGGGGCCGTGGGGGTGCAGCTCTTCTGGATCCAGGACTAG